A segment of the Candidatus Brevundimonas phytovorans genome:
CGCTTCTTGGCGGCCTGGGCCTGATCCAGGGTGGCGTCCGGCGTTTCGAAGAAGGCGCAGGAATATTGCAGGTCCTCGTCGAGGAAGAGGCGATAGAAGTCGACCGTCAGGTCATAGTGGTGGTGGACGTTGCTGCGGGCGTGCAGCCGGTCGTTGGCCTGCTCGGCGCTGCGCCGGATGCGTTGCAGCAGGGTCAGTTTTCCGCCGCGTGGACGGATCGCCAGTTGCGACGTGGTCAATTGCAGGAAGGCGTAGATGTCGCCGCCCTCGACGCGGAAACGCCCGTCCATGAATGCCTCGCCCAAGGCCAGGTCAGGGTTGGCGGCGATGGCCAGAGCCGTCTTCGTGTCTTCGATCACCACCGTCAGTTCCGGGGCGCCCGGCCCCGCCGTCAGTTCACGCCCGTCCGGCAGACGCACCCGAACGGCCCGCGTCACGAAGGTCCGGTCGAGAAGGGATTGCAGCATCCGGCTCTCCGCGCTTTGAACGACGACCAAGCTTGGCTAGGAACAGACTGTCGCAGCGCAACGGTGTCAAACCCTGACCGTTCCGTTCACGGCCAAATGAAGCAAAGGGAGCGCCGCCATGACCTTTACCCTGACCTCCGCCGATTTTCGCGACGGGGACGCCCTGCCCGACGCTCAGGTCTATGCGAAGGGCAACACCGCGCCGCAGTTGTCCTGGACCGGCGCGCCCGAGGGCACGAAGAGCTTCGCCATCACCTGCTATGACCCCGACGCCCCGACCGGCTCGGGCTTCTGGCACTGGACGGTGGCCAACATCCCCGCCGACGTGACCGAGCTGGCGGCCGGCGGCGCCCTGCCGCCCGGCGCGGTCGAGGGACGCACCGACTTCGGCGCGCCGGGCTTCGGCGGCGCCGCCCCGCCCCCCGGCCACGGCCCGCACCGCTACATCTTCACCGTCTTCGCCGTGGATACGGACCGACTGGACGTGACGCCGGACAACTCGGGCGCCGTCTTCGGCTTCAACCTGCATTTCCACACCCTGGCCAAGGCCTCGATCACGGCCGTCTATGAGAACACCGGCGGGTGACGACAGCGACGCTGGATCACGACCAGAGACTGGCGGCGGTGCCTGACCTCTACCGCCGCCTGATGGCCCAACCTCTGCGTCCGCTGACGCGGGCGCGCCTGCCCGCGGCAGGGGCGGTCTATGTCTTCTATCAGGAGGACGAGCCGGTTCATGTCGGCAGTCCGCCCTATCTGGAAGAGCGGCGGATGCTGGCCCCCTCGCTTCGGGTTTCGCTGGCCGCCCGTGTGGAAGAGCCGGGCGGCGGCGGCGTCCCCAGGGTCAGCATCAGCGAGCCTGCGCCCCGCCCCGGTCATCGCAAGCCGATCGAGGCGCGCTGGCTGCCCCTGACCGATGATCGCGATCGCCTGCTGCTGGAGCTCTACGCCGCTCAGACCCTGGGCGTGTCGGTGTCGCATCCCAAGGTGCGGGCCCAACTGGTCGAAGCCTGAGCCCCCTCACGTACAAAGCGTGATCGCGCGATCGTCCAGCCACGGTTGCGCCCCCGGCCCCGGCTCCTATTTTGCGACGCAGTAAAGTTTGTTGCATTGCGATCGTTCATGGCCCCCACCGACGCCGCCGCCTGTATCGACGACCGCATCCCCGCGCCGTCGTCCGCCACGCAGACGCTCGTCGCCCCCGGCAAGGTGGCTCTGGTGCTGCTGGCCCTGGCCATGGGCGGCTTCGCCATCGGCGTGACCGAGTTCGCGGCCATGAGCGTCCTGCCCGACTTCGCAGCGGGTCTGGGCGTCGATGAACCCACAGCCGGCCATGTCATCAGCGCCTATGCCGCCGGCGTGGTGGTCGGGGCGCCGATCCTGGCGGTGCTGGGAGCGCGGCTGCCGCGCTGGCTGCTGCTGATCGGCTTCATGGCCCTGTTCGCGGTCGGCAATGCGCTGAGCGCCATCGCCCCCAACTATGAGTGGATGCTGGCCTTCCGCTTCCTCAGCGGCATTCCTCACGGGGCCTATTTCGGCGTGGCGGCCCTGGTGGCGGCGTCGCTGGTGCCGCTGCGCCTGCGCACCCGCGCCGTCTCGACCATCTTGCTGGGCCTGACCGTGGCCACCGTCATCGGCGTGCCGGTCGCCACCGCCGTCAGCCACAGTTTCGGCTGGCGCTGGACCTTCGCCATCGTCAGCGTCCTGGCGGTCGTCGCCATGGCTCTGGTCGCCCTGTTCGCGCCGCGCGACCCGGCCCATGCCGACGCCAGCCCCCTGCGGGAGCTGGGCGCCCTGAAGCGCGGACAGGTCTGGCTGACGCTGGGCGTCGGGGCCGTCGGCTTTGGCGGCATGTTCTCGGTCTATGCCTATCTGGCCTCGACCCTGACCGCCGTGACAGGCGTCGGGCCCGAGGTCCTGCCCTGGGTCTTCGCCATGTTCGGTCTGGGCATGATGAGCGG
Coding sequences within it:
- a CDS encoding YbhB/YbcL family Raf kinase inhibitor-like protein, producing MTFTLTSADFRDGDALPDAQVYAKGNTAPQLSWTGAPEGTKSFAITCYDPDAPTGSGFWHWTVANIPADVTELAAGGALPPGAVEGRTDFGAPGFGGAAPPPGHGPHRYIFTVFAVDTDRLDVTPDNSGAVFGFNLHFHTLAKASITAVYENTGG
- a CDS encoding MFS transporter; the encoded protein is MAPTDAAACIDDRIPAPSSATQTLVAPGKVALVLLALAMGGFAIGVTEFAAMSVLPDFAAGLGVDEPTAGHVISAYAAGVVVGAPILAVLGARLPRWLLLIGFMALFAVGNALSAIAPNYEWMLAFRFLSGIPHGAYFGVAALVAASLVPLRLRTRAVSTILLGLTVATVIGVPVATAVSHSFGWRWTFAIVSVLAVVAMALVALFAPRDPAHADASPLRELGALKRGQVWLTLGVGAVGFGGMFSVYAYLASTLTAVTGVGPEVLPWVFAMFGLGMMSGNLLGAWAADRYGMKAAGGLLLWSVAALALYPFAAPHLWAMLIVVFLIGGGGGLGSVLQTRLMDVAGDAQTLAAALNHSAFNTANAIGPLLGGMAVAAGWGWTSTGWVGVGLSLGGFAVWIVAWLTGGKTGQSHA